A stretch of DNA from Scomber scombrus chromosome 9, fScoSco1.1, whole genome shotgun sequence:
ATCAATGAGGTGGCTGCCAGCTGTTCTGAGAGACCTGCTACTGCATCCCGGGTCTTATTTGCCAAGCGAAGTACATTGTAATGGATGTAATTTATACGATCAACGTTCTTGTTTGGGGTAACTGGAAATAAGGCACTAATCAGGGGGAGATTCTCAAACCCTGCTGCTATTTGACTAGCCAATTTATATTCATTCGGTACTCCCCTGGGCACGCCAATGGCATCCACGTAGGTGGTTGAGCCTGAGGTGAGGTCAAATGCATCTCTACTCGTCCGTTTTTTGGTGAAACCACTACGACGTGGTCCCAGGAGGAGTAGTGGTAACCCTAAGCGGACCATTGCACAGGTTCCTGACCAGTCTGGTGGCAGGTACGTGTGCAAGGTCCTATCTCCACAATACCAAAACAAGTCTGCCCTGGCCCAAACCATTGTACTGGCATTCTGCCAGCCCGTCATGTTAATCATGGTTTTACACCAATCAGTAGAAATGTCTCCCATCCTGGTGGCGTTAGTCCTGGTGAAACAAGTATAGTTGTTAAGTTGTGGGGTGAATGTGGGTGGGATGGTAGAGTTCTTTACAGGTGGAAAGATAGCACTCAAAGTGGCACAATGAAGCGGGTTTTTCTGCATGGTCAGGGACATCATACACTGAAATCCTACAGGGTCAATTTCAGGATACAGTGGTGCTGGGGTAGTGAATAAGGTTGGTCTGGCCGAGGAACATGCAACACAATTGCTCATGTTCATCGAAGCTGCCGTAGCAGCTATCCAGTCCAACCACATATTCTTTTCCCCATAACCAGTAGCTAATTTAACAATGTCCTGCTTGGTCAATTTGCTATAATCAATTTGTACTACTCCCTTTCTCTGCCTGTGCTCTATTTCAGTGGCACTAGTAGATGTTTTGATTTTGCTTtcaggtggaggagggagaagattAACCTTAATTAAACCCACAGAATCTTTTCCTTGTAGGTCTACTCCTAAAACTATGTAAAACCTCTTTGGTGTTATGTAATTTTTAGTCATAAAGGGGTCGTCCCAAAGATTGCTAATGGTCAAAAGCAGTGGGTTTATGGACCTAGAATCACTGTGAAATTGACCTTTAATAAACTTAATCTTACTGACCTTCCCCTTATCTTTAACAGCATACAATGTTGGCACCCAACGTGGCCCTGTAAATTGCCACACTAGATCCCACCCTCCACACCAGCTTCCCCCTGGGGTGAAGCTCTCGACACAGGCCTCATGTACCATATTGCTTCCACAGAGAtataaatcatacattttcCATCGTGCTTCATTCTTCCCGCATTCAATTACACTGCATAAATCGAATTGGAACGTCACATTGGTTCCTACCGTATAATCCAATTCTACCCCTCCGTACTTGCTCAGGCACCAATCCCCCGTTTCTTGGGCAGCTCTCTTGTTTCCGGGTTTCCCTTTCCCCTCCGTATTTCGATCCCCCATGGCTGATCCCCATAACAACAccaacataataacaataatgcatgATATGATAGTAAACACTCCTAGCCACCACCACCTGTTGTGGTGTGGCTCCCCTGCTACAATATACATCTTAATACActcttctgattatttttagcCAGCAAAACTGGCTCAGTTTGCTCAATTGGATTCTAGAAAAACTACTTTTCCGGAAGATTTTCAAACCTTCTCAACCTTATACCAGAATGTTGTCCTCAGGCTGCTGAAAAGAAGAATTCGTTATCAATGCTCCACTATACTCCTCCTTTGTCTTATCTGATCTATAGTCCTGATTGGAGGGTCTGTGGCAGCACACTGGCTCCAGTGATACCAGCTGTCTCCCTTTCCTTGCAGCCTGAGTGCGTGCGATGTCCTTTCCACCACCTTGAATGGTCCTGTCCACCTTGGCTCTGACCACTTCCGCTTGATGACTTTCCGTAGGACCCAGTCTGTTGTAGGCGGGCTCTGCCTCTCGGGGTCCCCCTTTACAGCTCCAACCTGTTTCGAGAAAGCTGAAACCAAAGCTGTTAGTTGATCATAGTATGGCTTATACCTTACATGAACCCTTTCTCTATCTACCATCTGTACCCCTGCTCCAGGTCCGGGAAACTGTTGACCTGTTCTTAGCTCATAAGGGGTGAACCCTGTAATTGAATTAACTGAGCTTCTGATGGACATTAAGGCTAAGGGCAGAGCATCCACCCAGCTTAATTTAGTTTGAGCACACACTTTTCCTATTTTACCTTTAATGGACTGATTCATTCTTTCCACCTTTCCCTGTGATTGCGGATGGTATACTGCTCCAAACGCGTGTTTCAGTCCTAGCGCTGCTTCTACCTCCTGCAAATCTTTATTCTTAAAGTGTGTGCCGTTATCCGACCTGATTCTTTTTGGAAACCCATACGTCGGAATGTAGTGATTTATCAAAAATTTGATCACTGTTTTTGCGTCTTCCTTCTTTGCAGGCATAGCTTCTGGCCAACCAGTGTATGCATCCACTGCGACCAGGAGATACCTGTACCCGTTTACTCTCTCAATCATATCAGTATAGTCAATCACTATCTCTTGCCCTGGCATTTGTGGAAGAGGAAATTTCCCTTCATGCGGCTTCACTGTTGCTCTCACATTGTATTCTGTACACGTTTTACACTCTCTGATATGATTCTCGATCATTGCTGGCAAAAACGGATGCCACCAATGTGTCAGATGTCtctgcatctgtgtttttccGCAATGTGTAAGACCATGTGCTTCGTGGAGCGTGGACGCTATCAATCCGGGGGGCAACACTGGTCGACCGTCCGGTGACCTCCAAACCCCCTCGGATTCCTTAGCCCCCCTTTCTTTCCACACTGTTAGCTCCTGAGGGGAGgctttctgctgctcttttattaacatgtttaaatcgcATGCCGGTAACAAATCATACACTGTTTTCTCGGTCTGTATCATCATGTTTTGAGCCGTAtaccctgctgcttttttagctGCTGAGTCTGCTTCCTGATTTCCTTTTGCTACTGTGGTCTCTGCTTTATCATGACCCCTACACTTAATGACTGCTATTTCTGCAGGTTTCATTAAGGCCTCTGCTaaccttttaatgtctttttcatgtttgatgGGCGTTTTGGCTGCAGTAAAAAATCCTGCTCTGATCCATTGACTCAATTCTACCTGTATCGCTCCCACCACATATGCTGAATCGGTATAAATGTTCACTCTCTTCCCTTCTGCCCATTCTAACGCTGCTACCATTGCTTGTAATTCTGCTAGCTGAGCTGATTCTTTCCCTTCCACTGTGCCTGTCAATACTTCCTCAAACCCGTCTTCTGTTTGCCTTATTACTGCATATGCTGCTTTTAATCCTTCTGTGGGGTGTCTGTAGCAACACCCATCTGTGAACAAAGTTTCTTCTGGGTCTGTGATTGGTTTTGCTTGCAAGTCTGCTCTGACCCTGATATCTCTCTGTACCCTTTCCTCACACCTATGTGGCTCTCCCTCCCCCATGTTATCAGCCATGTTGATTCCTTCATGTGTAAACGTGATGTGTGGCGCGTTTAGAATTTTTTCTAATCTGGTCTGTCTTAGTGATGTCATTGTGAAGGCTGTTGAATTCACAAATGCCACTATACTATGTGTTGTTAACACTGTGAGTGGGTATCCCATGACTAGGTGTGCTACTTTTTGGAGAATCTTTGCTACCCCTGCTGCATGTCGTGTGCATGGCGGGTGTCTGTCCTCTGTTGGATCAAGAGTAACACTTATATACATCAGTACCTGCctacatcccccttttttctgaaaaagaacACCATTTACTGTGTGTAATTTTTCAGAAACATCTAGGAAGAATGGATCTGTATAGTCAGGAACGGCCAGATCAGCAGCATACGTCAGGGATTGTTTAAGAGAGATAaaactctcctctgctgttgtCGTCCAGTGTAATTTGGCTGACAAATTCCTCATTCCCTGTTCGTTAACCATTGCCCTTAAAGGGGAGGTGAGTTCCCCATAAGAGGCAATGAAGTGTCTACTGTAACCTGTCAAACCCAGGAATGAAAGCATGTCCTTTACTGTACTAGGTTTAACATGATGTAAGATGGAGGATCTATGAGACGGggacacacctgtacctgtgaCGGATATGACTCTACCCAAGAAAGAAACCGTTTGCCGACAGCATTGCAATTTAGCTCTTGAAACTTTGAAACCAATGTGGTATAGTCGCATGAGTAAAGATTTTGTGGCCTCCAGACACAACACATGGTCAGGAGCAGCCAAGAGAATGTCATCCATATACTGGATCGACACCACCCCTTTTGGAAGTGTAAAGTCAGCCAATTGTTGTTTCAGTACTTGGTTAAAAATGCCTGGCGATAAGATGAAACCCTGAGGAACCCTTGTATAACGAAGTTTTCTACCTTTGtatgagaaggaaaaaatatcTCTGAGGTGTTCTGCTAATGGCAGACAGAAAAATGCATTGGCCAGATCTATGCAGGAGAACCATTTGTGGTCCGGGGTCAGTACAGACATAGCAGTGTATGGATTTGGAACTGGGACTGTTGGGGTGGAGACAATGATGTTAATGCGTCTAAAGGTCATGTGCCATCCTATACTTGCCCGTATTTTGTTTCTCTATTGGCAAAATTGGAGTGTTCCAGGGTGACTGGGAGGGCTCTAACACCCCCGCTGCTAATAATCCTTCGATTGTGTCAGCAATACCAGTTTCAGCCTCTGGTTTGTGTGAATACTGTGTTTGCCAAATAGGAGTGTGATCAGTTATCTCAAATGTGATTGGTGCAATGTGTGAACAATGTCCAACATCTGTAGGTCCTGTTGACCACAGAGAAGTTGGGAGGGCATCAAGTATAGCGGCAGCCTGGGGATGGTCTGTCTTTTTCCTGCCATGACACCTTTCAATTTGCCTATGCTCTAGTAACACCTTATCAGTGGTATTATGCACAATCCGATAAGCCCCTTCTGATGGTGAATACTGCAGACTGGGGAGTTGAGTCCACCCCCAGTCTGTTATCGCCAGTAGGCGTTTGGTCATCGGGCCTAAGTCTTTGGCCTGATGTTTAGCATGCACAGCCAAGGTAATATGAGGCACCGCTTCACTGTGCATCTCATACCATTCCATCTGTTCTTTTGTAAGTTCAACCACAGCAGCCACGCCTTCTTTCCCAACAACAATACTGCTAGAGGAAATGCTCCAGTGTGTCCCTTCTAGCTCTTGATAATATGCTTGTTGATAAAGCTCATTACCTTCTCTATCGTAATACAGGGTTGTGTGGAGGGGGTCTGCGGGGGGAGAGTAGGGGTGTAGCATCTGAACCCAGGGCTTCCATTGTCTGTATAATGATTGTATGCCCGttccttgccttccttcagGTTCCAGGAGTCCCCAGTATATGTCGGCCCACTGTCCTTCTGCTGATGGAGATGCGTCTGCTGATAACATCATCTGTGCTCCAGACTGAATTGTTGTCATTGAACAATTCACAGAGTACCCATTTGGAAAAGTCACAACTAGTCCATCTGGCCCACACAGGACCGATGCTCCACATTTTACTAATAGGTCACGACCCATTAGGTTGACAGGACATGTGGGGGAAGAGATATACTGGTGGTGAAATGTTTGCCCTGCTACTGCCGTTTTCAGGGGTGTTGTCAATGGCAGGTTTTCTGTTTTACCCGAGAACCCAACTAGCTGGATACTGGAAGAAGATAAGTTTGACCGGGGCATGCTGCAAGTGATGGTAGAGAATCTGGCTCCCGTGTCTACCAGAAAAGGCAGATTTTTGTCCATTACCTTCATTTGCATGTAGGGGTCTGCCAATCCTACATGTTCCTGAGTCCTCGGGTCCCGTCAGTAGTCATTTTCTTGTTCATTTATCATAGTCTGGGGATACTGCCCTTGTGCAGGGGCTACTGGTGCATACGGGGCCTGGAAGGGTGGTCCTGCTTGCTGAGGTGGGGGTAGGGCTGGTTGAGGATGCGGCCCCCCCCACAGCAGGCATTCCCGTCGCCAGTGCCCAGGTTGGCCACATATAAAACAGTTGCCGGATGGTTGCACTCTGGATCCTCCGCGACCCCTGCCCCTCCCGCGCACCCCTCCCGCTACAAACCTACCCCCCTGGTATGGATATTGTACCCAACTGGGCATTGGATATAATTCTGGGGAACCGGCCGGTGACTGGGGCTGTTGAACCATTTGGTTGCTTGGTTTGTGCGACTTTTTCTTGGCATCATTTACCTTTTTCCTCGCGTCTTCTAATTGTAATTTCAACAGCTGTATGTGAGCTGACTCAGTATTCTGTTTATCTTCATCTAATTTTACCCTATGTCTTTTCATATGGTGTGTCAAGTGTTTTTCCCACTGTTCAGTGGAACAACCTGGGATGTCAGGGTTGCCTTCCATGGCTTCTTTAACGGCCTCTGGCATTCCTGTCATGATGGCTTTTCTAAACAATGTTGTCTGTAATTGGCCTGACCCTGGATGACTCCCTGCTGTGTCAGTCCACGCACCTTTACACCTCATCAGAAAAGCAGACATGTCCTCACCCTCTTTAAAATGGAAAGTGAGTGAGTGCATCGCCCCCTGTGGAATTGGAAATCGTTCCCTCATAGCACCCCCGATGTCTGTGGCATGTGGTGCAAACGCCTCTGAGTCGGGTAGAGTATTTGTCGCAGCAGTACTTTCAATCGGTTTAATTTCCcacaaactcaactgtttcccCAACAATGCTCTCCAGTCTCCCAGTGCTAGTTTATGGCCTAACGTGTATTGACAAAACTTTGTCATccatgtcccccccccctcagtgGGGGGAGGCATCTTATCCAGGATGCAATTCATATCAGTGAAGGAGAAGGGTTGATAAACATCACCTAGGTGGGCCCCCTTGTATATTAACGGCATCTGCATTTTATGTGGTGCTCGCGACTTATCTCTTGAGCGCAGCGCATACGGGGAATCTGATTGTGTAGCGTGTGGAAAAGTGTGCTCTGTATGAACTGTAAGTGTCCCTATGAAGGAGGCTGGATAATCCTGGTCCCCCTCCCTatgttcttcttcctcctcttcctcatcacttTCCCTCACCACTTGTCCCCTGTTCAATTCCTCTGTCAACTGTCTATGGTGTCTGTCTGCGAACCCCTCCTCTCCGTGCTGACTAGATGGGTGTGGTTCTTTTGTTCCCCACCCTGGTCCCTCAACTGGGGTGGATTGGGCTTTTGGCTGTTCCATAAGTAACGGTCTCCcctgtctctgcctctccctgctcTCAATATGTTCCCCTATTACCCTGCTTGTCTCTTCCTTTGCTTCCACTATGCTCTCCTCAATTTGCCTCGTCAGTTCCTTCATGGTGGCAATACCGTCCTGTCCTACTGCTCTCAATCTGTGTCTCACTGCTCTATATTCTTCACCTCCTACCTCAGACATGTCCATTACTCCTTCGTGGACGTACATAAGAGGCATCTGTGTTTGTACTGTCGGATATGGGGGAGGTGTGACGTCCAATTTAGGGTATATTGGAGAATAAGGCCTTGCCTCTATTTTCTCTTCGGGGGGGTCTGCTTTACTGGGGCCGCTTGGTTCCCTCTGTGACATTTCTACGGCTGCACAGGCTAAGGTCATATTATGTATGTGGATTCTTCTctgttccttttcttctttttcctttctccatctccTGTTTATCAATATTGAACCTCTTCCCCCCTTCGCCTGCCCTTCTACTTCTAACTTTGCTTGCTCTTCTAGTCTCATTAAATATGGTAataacttctttctttcctcatcctgGGGTATCTTGCCCTGCTGTTGCAATCCCTGCCAAACTTTGTCATACTTCTCCATCATTACTTTTTGTTTCCTGGCTGTAATTCCACTACTCAATTGACTCCTCACCTTCCCCCACTGTGTCTCTATTGTTAACGTCAGGCTCAGAGGACACCCTCCGTGCTCTGCACCCTCCCTTTCCATATTAGATCCTTTTACTCAGAATAAGTTTTAAGAATTCCTAAATCCATATAATGTGAACACTATGGCAAAAAGTATCTACCTAACGTTAACCACCGCTTGTATTGTGTACTCTGTATTTTCCTACTTCACACATACAACAGAGTCTTcctaaaaccaaaaatgtgtcAGCTCTTCCCACCAAAAGATACTCACTATTCAAAACCTTCCAAttctttaaacaacacaaaatttcataaacaaacaacaagaaactTTCACACACCACTGGTTTCAAACATAGGTTGtctcaagaacaaaaaaacaataagaacaccAAGTGGTCTCTCTCTTCCACATACAACCCCTAACACTCAGGatatcagacacacacccagatcaggaaaaaagaggggggcACAAGCActcctgcatcacacacacatgtgaactgccttatctcacacacacttccagcagtacaaaaacttttaacaacaacccacaacctacaagaaacaaaaagagtgagttCTCCACTCACTAAGCGCTTTTATCGGTCTATACCGAACGGACCCGGAATTAATCTTTACTCCCTTTTAGAACTTGATCAGAGTTAACCCTCAGTGGCCAGTCAGTTTGTATGGAGTTCACCCGAGCAACTGACCTTTCAGCGAGTTTTTCAGCCACTGCTGGCTTATCTGCTCACTGAGACACCCCCGAGTGTCCTCTCTGAGACACTACTCAATTTCTATCTCCCTATACTGAACAATTATTGTACAAAACAGTACCAAACCTTATCGTCAGCTTAAACACatataacagtcattttcatacaactgaaaatgataaatagagAGCGCTGCTTTTATGAGGAAAATAACCCCCAACGGTCTTTAAACCCCTCTCTTTAATTTCCGTACGTGTATGCCCTGCTTTTGTTTAGGATATTTCACCTAAAAGGGTGTTTAAACCCACACGTGGCCAATGTGTTAGAATTTATGGACTCTAAGTCCAAGGGACTCAAACCCATCAACGCACCTGCCCTGCTTTCATGGGTCTTCTAAAAAACCCATAGGTGTTTAAACCTGTGCGTTGTATACCTATTAACCTAccctttttattctgttttactCATTCACTTTTACTAAGACACTTGCAGTATAATGACAACACTCAATTTGGTATATCCAATTGCAGAACTTTTGATGAAACAGGCGTCTGCTTACCTTTTTATTTGCGGCCGCTGATTGATGTCACCACACGTCAGTTGTCTGTTGTCGTTCAATTTCCTGCTGTGGTCCGTCACTTCTCCTCAAATCATCACGTCAGGGTCACCATTTGTTTaaacttgagctaattctacttgctaaatcatacgctatgtgttagctcagtctgtgtgttcgttaaatgaaaggataggagaagatgagcggtctcacaggctattttatttagcagtaaatgaataaaacatacagagctctgggtcgagatcttcctgtccctgatgaacaacagtgtgtgtcagttcatgaagtccgaCTGCTCtcctttccctgaccccttttatacaaaaatacaatcagatataatgtgtgaggtgctgtcgtctcctgattggctgttgatctgactccatcctccatcttctcacagtccaggatatgtgatcttcctgtgacctccttaactgaaactacacaatcaccagacctcctgtgggggttttatggttagttcttctgaaactacacaatcaccagatcTCCTGTGGGGGTGttatggttagttctgcattgtttaacaaaggatggtcagggctctgactgaatgtttgaccccgctctcctgttaataataaacctttaacctatgcaagtgggacgtgtcaacatccagaatctacctatttacttacacttcagggtaaactgtcttcatgcattcttattacacaacaagcttactgctttcagattgttacacataggaccacatatttatatgaaacaaacaacaaagtaattaatccccttatgtgatattttagcagtggccaattcatagcatatatctacacggtgttgcaggaagaaagaccggaaaaagcaactgccggaggaactga
This window harbors:
- the LOC133986416 gene encoding LOW QUALITY PROTEIN: uncharacterized protein LOC133986416 (The sequence of the model RefSeq protein was modified relative to this genomic sequence to represent the inferred CDS: deleted 1 base in 1 codon) produces the protein MSQREPSGPSKADPPEEKIEARPYSPIYPKLDVTPPPYPTVQTQMPLMYVHEGVMDMSEVGGEEYRAVRHRLRAVGQDGIATMKELTRQIEESIVEAKEETSRVIGEHIESRERQRQGRPLLMEQPKAQSTPVEGPGWGTKEPHPSSQHGEEGFADRHHRQLTEELNRGQVVRESDEEEEEEEHREGDQDYPASFIGTLTVHTEHTFPHATQSDSPYALRSRDKSRAPHKMQMPLIYKGAHLGDVYQPFSFTDMNCILDKMPPPTEGGGTWMTKFCQYTLGHKLALGDWRALLGKQLSLWEIKPIESTAATNTLPDSEAFAPHATDIGGAMRERFPIPQGAMHSLTFHFKEGEDMSAFLMRCKGAWTDTAGSHPGSGQLQTTLFRKAIMTGMPEAVKEAMEGNPDIPDPLHTTLYYDREGNELYQQAYYQELEGTHWSISSSSIVVGKEGVAAVVELTKEQMEWYEMHSEAVPHITLAVHAKHQAKDLGPMTKRLLAITDWGWTQLPSLQYSPSEGAYRIVHNTTDKVLLEHRQIERCHGRKKTDHPQAAAILDALPTSLWSTGPTDVGHCSHIAPITFEITDHTPIWQTQYSHKPEAETGIADTIEGLLAAGVLEPSQSPWNTPILPIEKQNTGKYRMAHDLRRINIIVSTPTVPVPNPYTAMSVLTPDHKWFSCIDLANAFFCLPLAEHLRDIFSFSYKGRKLRYTRVPQGFILSPGIFNQVLKQQLADFTLPKGVVSIQYMDDILLAAPDHVLCLEATKSLLMRLYHIGFKVSRAKLQCCRQTVSFLGRVISVTGTGVSPSHRSSILHHVKPSTVKDMLSFLGLTGYSRHFIASYGELTSPLRAMVNEQGMRNLSAKLHWTTTAEESFISLKQSLTYAADLAVPDYTDPFFLDVSEKLHTVNGVLFQKKGGCRQVLMYISVTLDPTEDRHPPCTRHAAGVAKILQKVAHLVMGYPLTVLTTHSIVAFVNSTAFTMTSLRQTRLEKILNAPHITFTHEGINMADNMGEGEPHRCEERVQRDIRVRADLQAKPITDPEETLFTDGCCYRHPTEGLKAAYAVIRQTEDGFEEVLTGTVEGKESAQLAELQAMVAALEWAEGKRVNIYTDSAYVVGAIQVELSQWIRAGFFTAAKTPIKHEKDIKRLAEALMKPAEIAVIKCRGHDKAETTVAKGNQEADSAAKKAAGYTAQNMMIQTEKTVYDLLPACDLNMLIKEQQKASPQELTVWKERGAKESEGVWRSPDGRPVLPPGLIASTLHEAHGLTHCGKTQMQRHLTHWWHPFLPAMIENHIRECKTCTEYNVRATVKPHEGKFPLPQMPGQEIVIDYTDMIERVNGYRYLLVAVDAYTGWPEAMPAKKEDAKTVIKFLINHYIPTYGFPKRIRSDNGTHFKNKDLQEVEAALGLKHAFGAVYHPQSQGKVERMNQSIKGKIGKVCAQTKLSWVDALPLALMSIRSSVNSITGFTPYELRTGQQFPGPGAGVQMVDRERVHVRYKPYYDQLTALVSAFSKQVGAVKGDPERQSPPTTDWVLRKVIKRKWSEPRWTGPFKVVERTSHALRLQGKGDSWYHWSQCAATDPPIRTIDQIRQRRSIVEH